Proteins found in one Ovis aries strain OAR_USU_Benz2616 breed Rambouillet chromosome 19, ARS-UI_Ramb_v3.0, whole genome shotgun sequence genomic segment:
- the NKTR gene encoding NK-tumor recognition protein isoform X7, protein MGAQDRPQCHFDIEINREPVGRIMFQLFSDICPKTCKNFLCLCSGEKGLGKTTGKKLCYKGSTFHRVVKNFMIQGGDFSEGNGKGGESIYGGYFKDENFILKHDRAFLLSMANRGKHTNGSQFFIKSVTPCAPKYHKTCSTPGWGACCLWTSYFWF, encoded by the exons ATGGGGGCGCAGGACCGGCCGCAATGCCACTTCGACATCGAAATCAACCGGGAGCCGG TTGGTCGAATTATGTTTCAGCTCTTTTCAGATATATGTCCAAAAACATGCAAAAACTTCCTTTGCCTGTGCTCAG gagagaAAGGCCTTGGGAAAACAACAGGGAAGAAGTTATGTTATAAAGGTTCTACATTCCATCGTGTGGTTAAAAACTTTATGATTCAGGGTGGGGACTTCAGTGAAG GTAATGGAAAAGGTGGAGAATCAATTTATGGTGGTTATTTTAAAG ATGAAAACTTTATTCTCAAACATGACAGAGCGTTCCTTTTGTCAATGGCAAATCGAGGGAAACATACCAATGGTTCCCAGTTTTTCAT AAAGAGTGTTACACCGTGCGCTCCAAAG TACCACAAAACCTGCTCCACACCTGGATGG GGTGCATGTTGTCTTTGGACTAGTTATTTCTGGTTTTGA
- the NKTR gene encoding NK-tumor recognition protein isoform X8, which produces MGAQDRPQCHFDIEINREPVGRIMFQLFSDICPKTCKNFLCLCSGEKGLGKTTGKKLCYKGSTFHRVVKNFMIQGGDFSEGNGKGGESIYGGYFKENVVFCKMKR; this is translated from the exons ATGGGGGCGCAGGACCGGCCGCAATGCCACTTCGACATCGAAATCAACCGGGAGCCGG TTGGTCGAATTATGTTTCAGCTCTTTTCAGATATATGTCCAAAAACATGCAAAAACTTCCTTTGCCTGTGCTCAG gagagaAAGGCCTTGGGAAAACAACAGGGAAGAAGTTATGTTATAAAGGTTCTACATTCCATCGTGTGGTTAAAAACTTTATGATTCAGGGTGGGGACTTCAGTGAAG GTAATGGAAAAGGTGGAGAATCAATTTATGGTGGTTATTTTAAAG AGAATGTGgtcttttgcaaaatgaaaag ATGA
- the NKTR gene encoding NK-tumor recognition protein isoform X6 — MGAQDRPQCHFDIEINREPVGRIMFQLFSDICPKTCKNFLCLCSGEKGLGKTTGKKLCYKGSTFHRVVKNFMIQGGDFSEGNGKGGESIYGGYFKDENFILKHDRAFLLSMANRGKHTNGSQFFITTKPAPHLDGVHVVFGLVISGFEVIEQIENLKTDAASRPYADVRVIDCGVLATKSTKDVFEKKRKKPSHSEVSDSSSNSSSSSESSSESEIEHERSRRRKHKRRQKVKHSKKRRKEANSSEEPRNKHIISPKGSLQVHTHLLSVTHSKSTLKYTVGDTGFMNAIDPTFQNSYSTNRKREFAKLTWESS, encoded by the exons ATGGGGGCGCAGGACCGGCCGCAATGCCACTTCGACATCGAAATCAACCGGGAGCCGG TTGGTCGAATTATGTTTCAGCTCTTTTCAGATATATGTCCAAAAACATGCAAAAACTTCCTTTGCCTGTGCTCAG gagagaAAGGCCTTGGGAAAACAACAGGGAAGAAGTTATGTTATAAAGGTTCTACATTCCATCGTGTGGTTAAAAACTTTATGATTCAGGGTGGGGACTTCAGTGAAG GTAATGGAAAAGGTGGAGAATCAATTTATGGTGGTTATTTTAAAG ATGAAAACTTTATTCTCAAACATGACAGAGCGTTCCTTTTGTCAATGGCAAATCGAGGGAAACATACCAATGGTTCCCAGTTTTTCAT TACCACAAAACCTGCTCCACACCTGGATGG GGTGCATGTTGTCTTTGGACTAGTTATTTCTGGTTTTGAAGTAATCGAACAAATTGAAAATCTGAAAACTGATGCTGCAAGTAGACCATATGCAGATGTACGAGTTATTGACTGCGGGGTGCTTGCCACAAAGTCAACAAAAGACG tttttgagaaaaaaaggaagaagccaAGTCATTCAGAAGTCTCGGATTCCTCTTCCAATTCCTCATCCTCTTCAGAATCATCCTCAGAAAGTGAAATTGAACATGAGAGAAGCAGAAGAAGGAAGCATAAGAGGAGACAGAAAGTTAAACATTCTAAAAAGAGACGAAAGGAAGCAAACAGTTCAgaagagccaagaaataaacatataataaGCCCAAAAGG CTCATTGCAGGTCCACACTCATTTATTGAGCGTGACCCATAGTAAAAGCACTTTGAAATACACCGTGGGAGATACTGGATTCATGAATGCCATAGACCCTACCTTTCAAAATTCATATTCTACTAATAGAAAAAGGGAATTTGCCAAGTTGACCTGGGAGAGTTCTTAG
- the NKTR gene encoding NK-tumor recognition protein isoform X5 gives MGAQDRPQCHFDIEINREPVGRIMFQLFSDICPKTCKNFLCLCSGEKGLGKTTGKKLCYKGSTFHRVVKNFMIQGGDFSEGNGKGGESIYGGYFKDENFILKHDRAFLLSMANRGKHTNGSQFFITTKPAPHLDGVHVVFGLVISGFEVIEQIENLKTDAASRPYADVRVIDCGVLATKSTKDVFEKKRKKPSHSEVSDSSSNSSSSSESSSESEIEHERSRRRKHKRRQKVKHSKKRRKEANSSEEPRNKHIISPKGHSERSDTNEKRSVDSNAKREKPVVRPEEIPPVPENRFLLRRDMPLVTVEPEPKIPDVTPIVSDQKPSVSKSGRKIKGRGTISSKE, from the exons ATGGGGGCGCAGGACCGGCCGCAATGCCACTTCGACATCGAAATCAACCGGGAGCCGG TTGGTCGAATTATGTTTCAGCTCTTTTCAGATATATGTCCAAAAACATGCAAAAACTTCCTTTGCCTGTGCTCAG gagagaAAGGCCTTGGGAAAACAACAGGGAAGAAGTTATGTTATAAAGGTTCTACATTCCATCGTGTGGTTAAAAACTTTATGATTCAGGGTGGGGACTTCAGTGAAG GTAATGGAAAAGGTGGAGAATCAATTTATGGTGGTTATTTTAAAG ATGAAAACTTTATTCTCAAACATGACAGAGCGTTCCTTTTGTCAATGGCAAATCGAGGGAAACATACCAATGGTTCCCAGTTTTTCAT TACCACAAAACCTGCTCCACACCTGGATGG GGTGCATGTTGTCTTTGGACTAGTTATTTCTGGTTTTGAAGTAATCGAACAAATTGAAAATCTGAAAACTGATGCTGCAAGTAGACCATATGCAGATGTACGAGTTATTGACTGCGGGGTGCTTGCCACAAAGTCAACAAAAGACG tttttgagaaaaaaaggaagaagccaAGTCATTCAGAAGTCTCGGATTCCTCTTCCAATTCCTCATCCTCTTCAGAATCATCCTCAGAAAGTGAAATTGAACATGAGAGAAGCAGAAGAAGGAAGCATAAGAGGAGACAGAAAGTTAAACATTCTAAAAAGAGACGAAAGGAAGCAAACAGTTCAgaagagccaagaaataaacatataataaGCCCAAAAGG TCACTCTGAGAGGAGTGATACCAATGAAAAAAGATCTGTTGATTCAAATGCTAAAAGGGAAAAGCCTGTGGTCCGCCCAGAAGAGATTCCTCCAGTGCCCGAGAACCGATTTTTACTGAGAAGAGATATGCCTCTTGTCACAGTGGAGCCTGAACC gaaaATTCCTGATGTTACACCCATTGTAAGTGACCAGAAACCATCTGTGTCAAAGTCTGGACGGAAGATTAAAGGAAGGGGCACAATT agttccaaagaatag